A single window of Engraulis encrasicolus isolate BLACKSEA-1 chromosome 20, IST_EnEncr_1.0, whole genome shotgun sequence DNA harbors:
- the LOC134436053 gene encoding protein C19orf12 homolog — MEDVMYLCSHLTEKQQLEITVNESGTGAIVTAGCTFAGGLLGGPLGIAIGAAVGGIYAFARRGKLKSDPEILKTLTHQQQRDLCADIMKELGQKIWENRDDLIDLVVGEESIKKMMSSGRAQPISEILEMLTPDQKEELYYDITVDLGALTWNNKDHLILLVIENRRLQKKVIRTITNFAKKTI; from the exons ATGGAGGATGTCATGTATCTGTGCTCCCATCTGACAGAGAAGCAACAGCTCGAAATTACTGTAAACGAATCTGGCACAGGTGCCATTGTTACTGCGGGATGTACATTTGCTGGAGGATTACTTGGAGGCCCTTTAGGAATCGCAAtag GGGCTGCGGTCGGGGGAATCTATGCATTTGCGAGAAGAGGGAAGTTGAAGTCTGACCCAGAGATCCTCAAGAcgctcacacaccagcagcagagaGATCTCTGTGCTGACATCATGAAAGAGCTTGGACAAAAGATCTGGGAAAACCGGGACGATCTGATTGATCTTGTCGTCGGGGAAGAATCAATCAAAAAGATG atgtcaagtgggcgggcccag CCCATCTCGGAAATCCTTGAGATGCTCACGCCTGACCAGAAGGAGGAACTCTATTATGACATCACAGTAGATCTTGGGGCACTGACCTGGAACAACAAGGACCATTTGATTCTTCTTGTCATTGAGAACCGTCGACTCCAAAAGAAAGTCATCCGTACCATCACAAATTTTGCCAAAAAGACAATCTAA